A genomic segment from Barrientosiimonas humi encodes:
- the ureG gene encoding urease accessory protein UreG: MPEPTRAMRLGVAGPVGTGKSSLIGTLCRALSDELRLGVVTNDIYTQEDAEMLRATGVLEPDRIRAVETGACPHTAIRDDITANAIAVEDLEADHGPLDVVLVESGGDNLTATFSPALVDAQLFVLDVAGGGDVVRKGGPGIARADLLVVNKTDLAPHVDVDAELMVDQGRAARDGRPVVGLSRRDPASVGELADWVRRTYAEFRRGALVPSDPGPMAPHSHSRDEDALVQGHRHA; this comes from the coding sequence CACCCGCGCCATGCGTCTCGGCGTCGCCGGACCCGTCGGGACCGGCAAGTCGTCACTCATCGGCACGCTGTGCCGAGCGCTCTCGGACGAGCTGCGCCTCGGCGTCGTGACCAACGACATCTACACGCAGGAGGACGCCGAGATGCTCCGCGCCACAGGCGTGCTCGAGCCCGACCGCATCCGGGCGGTCGAGACGGGCGCCTGCCCGCACACCGCCATCCGTGACGACATCACGGCCAACGCCATCGCCGTCGAGGACCTGGAGGCCGACCACGGTCCGCTCGACGTGGTGCTCGTGGAGTCCGGCGGCGACAACCTCACCGCCACCTTCTCGCCGGCGCTCGTCGACGCCCAGCTGTTCGTGCTCGACGTCGCGGGCGGCGGCGACGTGGTGCGCAAGGGCGGCCCCGGCATCGCCCGGGCAGACCTGCTCGTCGTCAACAAGACCGACCTGGCCCCGCACGTCGACGTCGACGCCGAGCTGATGGTCGACCAGGGCCGCGCCGCTCGCGACGGCCGACCGGTGGTGGGGCTGTCCCGGCGCGACCCGGCGTCGGTCGGTGAGCTGGCGGACTGGGTGCGCCGGACGTACGCCGAGTTCCGTCGTGGCGCACTGGTGCCCAGCGACCCGGGCCCGATGGCGCCGCACTCGCACTCCCGCGACGAGGACGCGCTCGTGCAGGGTCACCGTCACGCATGA